The following are encoded in a window of Hippoglossus hippoglossus isolate fHipHip1 chromosome 23, fHipHip1.pri, whole genome shotgun sequence genomic DNA:
- the LOC117757701 gene encoding fish-egg lectin-like isoform X1, with protein MKAVVAFLLVLCSLAVSLAWNCREGPRLYGAMQIDAGMGKVVVADKYKRPYFLSGVALYRLGRMGMKHVSVGAGGVWGSSNANKVYKYVAGDFRLAKGLSMYQVDAGGDGQIVGVGSGSYNTYCLKDKTALGCCGRSTLSWTYLSRKMMYYSCGSKWGCWGVDKRYRIWVTKNISPTNCRTSGWTAVSGPRMKMIEVSSDGKVFGVTTTGKIYQRAGITNRRRQGTRWLYVPMCMPVRHVSYDLRNLWIVTTSGLIMKCSH; from the exons ATGAAAGCTGTCGTAGCCTTCTTGCTGGTGCTGTGTAGCCTGGCTGTCAGTCTTGC ATGGAACTGCAGGGAGGGTCCTCGGCTGTATGGCGCCATGCAGATTGATGCTGGAATGGGAAAAGTGGTTGTAGCAGACAAGTACAAACGGCCGTACTTCCTCAGTGGAGTTGCCTTGTACAGACTGGGCAGAATGGGCATGAAGCATGTCTCAGTGGGAGCTGGGGGAGTGTGGGGAAGTAGCAACGCCAACAAGGTGTACAAATATGTAGCTGGAGACTTCAGACTTGCCAAAG GTCTGTCTATGTACCAGGTGGATGCTGGCGGTGATGGTCAGATTGTTGGAGTAGGATCCGGCAGCTATAACACCTACTGTCTGAAGGACAAGACAGCTTTGGGCTGCTGTGGACGAAGCACCCTGAGCTGGACTTACCTCTCAAGAAAGATGATGTACTACAGCTGTGGCTCAAAGTGGGGATGCTGGGGAGTCGACAAACGTTACAGGATCTGGGTCACAAAG AATATATCACCAACCAACTGCCGCACTAGTGGCTGGACAGCCGTGTCAGGGCCAAGAATGAAAATGATTGAAGTGTCGTCAGACGGAAAAGTTTTTGGCGTGACTACAACTGGCAAGATCTACCAAAG AGCTGGCATCACCAACCGTCGCAGACAAGGCACACGCTGGCTTTACGTCCCAATGTGCATGCCCGTCAGACACGTGTCCTACGACCTGCGCAATCTTTGGATTGTGACCACCTCTGGTTTGATCATGAAGTGCTCACACTAA
- the LOC117757701 gene encoding fish-egg lectin-like isoform X2 codes for MQIDAGMGKVVVADKYKRPYFLSGVALYRLGRMGMKHVSVGAGGVWGSSNANKVYKYVAGDFRLAKGLSMYQVDAGGDGQIVGVGSGSYNTYCLKDKTALGCCGRSTLSWTYLSRKMMYYSCGSKWGCWGVDKRYRIWVTKNISPTNCRTSGWTAVSGPRMKMIEVSSDGKVFGVTTTGKIYQRAGITNRRRQGTRWLYVPMCMPVRHVSYDLRNLWIVTTSGLIMKCSH; via the exons ATGCAGATTGATGCTGGAATGGGAAAAGTGGTTGTAGCAGACAAGTACAAACGGCCGTACTTCCTCAGTGGAGTTGCCTTGTACAGACTGGGCAGAATGGGCATGAAGCATGTCTCAGTGGGAGCTGGGGGAGTGTGGGGAAGTAGCAACGCCAACAAGGTGTACAAATATGTAGCTGGAGACTTCAGACTTGCCAAAG GTCTGTCTATGTACCAGGTGGATGCTGGCGGTGATGGTCAGATTGTTGGAGTAGGATCCGGCAGCTATAACACCTACTGTCTGAAGGACAAGACAGCTTTGGGCTGCTGTGGACGAAGCACCCTGAGCTGGACTTACCTCTCAAGAAAGATGATGTACTACAGCTGTGGCTCAAAGTGGGGATGCTGGGGAGTCGACAAACGTTACAGGATCTGGGTCACAAAG AATATATCACCAACCAACTGCCGCACTAGTGGCTGGACAGCCGTGTCAGGGCCAAGAATGAAAATGATTGAAGTGTCGTCAGACGGAAAAGTTTTTGGCGTGACTACAACTGGCAAGATCTACCAAAG AGCTGGCATCACCAACCGTCGCAGACAAGGCACACGCTGGCTTTACGTCCCAATGTGCATGCCCGTCAGACACGTGTCCTACGACCTGCGCAATCTTTGGATTGTGACCACCTCTGGTTTGATCATGAAGTGCTCACACTAA
- the LOC117757702 gene encoding fish-egg lectin-like: MKAVVAFLLVLCSLAVSHGWNCREGPRLYGAMQIDAGMGQVVVADKYKRTYFLSGLALYRLGRMGMKHVSVGAGGVWGSCHANKVYKYVAGDFSLAKGLSMYQVDAGGDGQIVGVGSGSYNTYCLKEKTALDYCGRGTLSWSYLSRKMMYYSCGSKWGCWGVDKRYRIWVTKNISPTNCRTSGWTAVSGPRMKMIEVSSDGKVFGVTTTGKIYQRAGITNRCRQGTRWLYVPMCMPVRHVSYDLRNLWIVTTSGLIMKCSH, from the exons ATGAAAGCTGTCGTAGCCTTCTTGCTGGTGCTGTGTAGCCTGGCTGTCAGTCATG GATGGAACTGCAGGGAGGGTCCTCGGCTGTATGGCGCCATGCAGATTGATGCTGGAATGGGACAAGTGGTTGTAGCAGACAAGTACAAACGGACGTACTTCCTCAGTGGACTTGCCTTGTACAGACTGGGCAGAATGGGCATGAAGCATGTCTCAGTGGGAGCTGGGGGAGTGTGGGGAAGTTGCCACGCCAACAAGGTGTACAAATATGTAGCTGGAGACTTCAGCCTTGCCAAAG GTCTGTCTATGTACCAGGTGGATGCTGGCGGTGATGGTCAGATTGTTGGAGTAGGATCCGGCAGCTATAACACCTACTGTCTGAAGGAGAAGACAGCTTTGGACTACTGTGGACGAGGCACCCTGAGCTGGAGTTACCTCTCAAGAAAGATGATGTACTACAGCTGTGGCTCAAAGTGGGGATGCTGGGGAGTCGACAAACGTTACAGGATCTGGGTCACAAAG AATATATCACCAACCAACTGCCGCACTAGTGGCTGGACAGCCGTGTCAGGGCCAAGAATGAAAATGATTGAAGTGTCGTCAGACGGAAAAGTTTTTGGCGTGACTACAACTGGCAAGATCTACCAAAG AGCTGGCATCACCAACCGTTGCAGACAAGGCACACGCTGGCTTTACGTCCCAATGTGCATGCCCGTCAGACACGTGTCCTACGACCTGCGCAATCTTTGGATTGTGACCACCTCTGGTTTGATCATGAAGTGCTCACACTAA